In a genomic window of Acidobacteriota bacterium:
- a CDS encoding penicillin acylase family protein, whose protein sequence is MRDRPFRHVLPATFSLTALCLVLTPVWLDGARALADRVEIRRDTFGVPHILAEHEEAAAFGLGYAMAEDHAEEMGRRYLRARGEAAAAFGPDELANDFAVRRADNRRQAERAVRERGRGFRRWLRGFAAGYNAYVEGRRDRLPAWMPTIDEADLLAHGRAAAATSLHDAVPALRRKYGTGESWAGDRSGDKVATDVNPCSPLPLHGAGRKFRPDPICDDLVGSNALALAGSRTTSGSPVLLGNPHLRWSMLYWEAHVTVRDRLDFYGSTLVGMPVLRAGFNDRLGYVQTNNDPDQTDVYAVPLDAARADHYVHDGRSRRLATRRVVVDVATEAGGPPRREARDYWDTHLGPVILRTDTQIFVARSVALDSWTHFEGFYELARARRLDDFLGVMRKALLTTSNFTYADVDGQVLYLWNAHLPRRIDDGTDYSLDVPGDTSKHMWRGLHRVLDLPRLLNPPGGYVQNANNSPWWTSLSDRLDPARYPSYVERHPLSLRAQAALDLIEARERFTLDDVKALKFSTRMLVAERVLDDLLSAGRTVSGPSADLIEGLAVLERWDRRVDAASRGAVLFQRFWDRYRAEHDEPFAVTWDADAPLATPRGLAAPAAALAHLEEAVHWTRETHGRVDVAWGDVHRYRFGAIDLPADGAAGAYGVYRVMGFDGTGVDGDPRRIAGRLADEPPLVGTGDAWVLLVHFTRPVRAWSVLAYGQTADAASPHSTDQIRLFAQHELRPVWFTESEIAANLLRRYHPGR, encoded by the coding sequence ATGCGCGACCGGCCATTCCGTCACGTCCTCCCCGCAACCTTCTCGCTGACCGCACTCTGTCTCGTCCTGACGCCGGTCTGGCTCGATGGCGCGCGGGCGCTCGCCGATCGGGTCGAGATCCGGCGCGATACCTTCGGCGTACCGCACATCCTGGCCGAGCACGAGGAGGCTGCGGCCTTCGGTCTGGGCTACGCCATGGCCGAAGACCACGCCGAGGAGATGGGCCGCCGGTACCTGCGGGCGCGCGGCGAGGCCGCCGCGGCGTTCGGCCCCGACGAGCTCGCGAACGACTTCGCCGTGCGACGGGCCGACAACCGTCGGCAGGCCGAGCGCGCGGTGCGAGAGCGCGGCCGGGGATTCCGCCGATGGCTCCGCGGCTTCGCGGCCGGCTACAACGCCTACGTCGAAGGTCGCCGCGATCGCCTGCCGGCCTGGATGCCCACCATCGACGAGGCCGATCTGCTGGCTCACGGGCGTGCCGCAGCCGCGACGAGCCTGCACGATGCGGTACCGGCGCTGCGGCGAAAGTACGGAACAGGCGAGTCGTGGGCCGGCGACCGCTCGGGGGACAAGGTCGCGACCGACGTCAATCCCTGCTCGCCGCTCCCGCTGCACGGGGCGGGAAGGAAGTTCCGTCCCGATCCGATCTGCGACGATCTCGTCGGCTCGAATGCGCTGGCGCTCGCCGGCAGCCGTACGACCAGCGGGTCGCCGGTCCTCCTCGGCAACCCGCACCTCCGGTGGTCGATGCTCTACTGGGAAGCGCACGTCACGGTCCGGGACCGGCTCGACTTCTACGGCTCGACCCTGGTCGGCATGCCGGTGCTGCGCGCCGGGTTCAACGACCGCCTCGGGTACGTGCAGACCAACAACGACCCCGACCAGACCGACGTCTACGCCGTCCCGCTCGATGCCGCGCGCGCCGACCACTACGTCCACGACGGCCGGTCGCGCCGCCTCGCGACACGCCGCGTCGTCGTCGACGTCGCGACGGAGGCGGGTGGCCCGCCGCGACGGGAAGCGCGCGACTACTGGGACACGCACCTCGGCCCCGTGATCCTGCGCACCGACACGCAGATCTTCGTCGCCCGGTCCGTCGCCCTCGATTCGTGGACCCACTTCGAGGGGTTCTACGAACTGGCGCGCGCGCGACGCCTCGACGACTTCCTGGGCGTCATGCGGAAGGCCCTGCTGACGACGTCCAACTTCACCTACGCGGACGTCGACGGCCAGGTGCTCTACCTCTGGAACGCCCACCTGCCGCGCCGGATCGACGACGGCACCGACTACTCGCTCGACGTCCCTGGCGACACGTCGAAACACATGTGGAGGGGCCTGCACCGCGTGCTCGACCTCCCACGCCTGCTCAACCCGCCGGGTGGATACGTGCAGAACGCCAACAACTCGCCGTGGTGGACCTCGCTCAGCGACCGCCTCGACCCGGCACGGTACCCGTCGTACGTCGAGCGGCACCCGCTCAGCCTTCGAGCCCAGGCAGCACTCGACCTCATCGAGGCCCGCGAGCGGTTCACGCTCGACGACGTGAAGGCGCTGAAGTTCTCGACGCGGATGCTCGTCGCCGAACGCGTGCTCGACGATCTGCTGAGCGCCGGGCGGACCGTGAGCGGGCCGTCGGCCGACCTGATCGAGGGCCTGGCGGTGCTCGAGCGATGGGATCGGCGGGTCGACGCGGCCAGCCGCGGCGCGGTCCTGTTCCAGAGGTTCTGGGACCGCTACCGGGCCGAACACGACGAACCGTTCGCGGTGACGTGGGATGCGGACGCGCCCCTTGCCACGCCTCGCGGGCTCGCGGCGCCGGCCGCCGCCCTGGCGCACCTCGAGGAGGCCGTTCACTGGACGCGCGAGACCCACGGGCGTGTCGACGTGGCCTGGGGCGACGTCCACCGTTACCGGTTCGGCGCAATCGATCTGCCAGCCGACGGAGCTGCGGGCGCGTACGGCGTGTACCGGGTGATGGGCTTCGACGGGACGGGAGTCGATGGCGACCCCAGGCGCATCGCGGGCCGCCTCGCGGACGAGCCGCCGCTCGTCGGCACCGGCGACGCGTGGGTGCTGCTCGTCCACTTCACGCGCCCGGTGCGCGCGTGGTCCGTGCTCGCCTACGGCCAGACGGCCGACGCGGCGTCACCACACAGTACCGACCAGATCCGGCTCTTCGCGCAGCACGAACTGCGGCCCGTGTGGTTCACGGAAAGCGAGATCGCGGCGAACCTCCTCAGGCGCTACCACCCGGGGCGCTGA
- a CDS encoding ArsA family ATPase: MRILLFSGKGGVGKTSIAAATGLRLADLGYRTLVMSVDPAHSLSDSFDLGPDLFSRTTAEPFSIADRLAVHEINIQAEIRRHWAEVSSYVMSVLRTTGIGEVEAEELAILPGMEELSAMMYVNQYRREGRYDVVVLDCAPTAESLRFVSMPTTLEWYMRHIFPMQRTVLKAVRPIANRVSPVELPPDSYFANVLDLFKRLEGIEHLLEDPLVTSVRLVTNPERVVLRETQRAFVYFSLHGLTVDTVIANRVLPDGVDGFFAKWATTHREVLAEIETYFAPVPVRRVPLFDDEVLGRDRLRVLADSLYAPGEDPSAVTRTERAYSFERDATGRFQVRISLPFTARGDVTLFKKADELVVEVGVIRRHIGLPTSMASLEPRRARLEAGVLTVDMETAS, from the coding sequence GTGCGCATCCTGCTGTTCAGCGGCAAGGGTGGGGTAGGGAAGACCAGCATCGCGGCCGCTACCGGCCTCCGCCTCGCCGACCTCGGCTACCGGACGCTCGTCATGAGCGTCGACCCCGCGCACTCGCTCTCCGATTCCTTCGATCTCGGCCCCGACCTCTTCTCGCGCACCACCGCCGAGCCGTTCTCCATCGCCGATCGGCTCGCAGTCCACGAGATCAACATCCAGGCCGAAATCCGGCGGCACTGGGCCGAGGTCTCGTCGTACGTCATGTCGGTGCTGCGGACGACGGGCATCGGCGAGGTGGAAGCCGAGGAACTGGCGATCCTGCCGGGCATGGAAGAACTGTCGGCCATGATGTACGTCAACCAGTACCGTCGCGAGGGGCGGTACGACGTCGTCGTGCTCGATTGCGCGCCCACGGCCGAGTCGCTGCGCTTCGTCAGCATGCCGACCACGCTCGAGTGGTACATGCGCCACATCTTCCCGATGCAGCGGACGGTGCTGAAGGCGGTGCGGCCCATCGCGAACCGAGTCTCTCCAGTGGAACTGCCGCCCGACAGCTACTTCGCCAACGTGCTCGATCTGTTCAAGCGCCTCGAGGGCATCGAGCACCTGCTCGAGGACCCGCTCGTGACGAGCGTCCGCCTCGTCACGAACCCCGAGCGCGTGGTGCTGCGCGAGACGCAGCGTGCGTTCGTCTACTTCTCGCTGCACGGTTTGACGGTCGACACGGTCATCGCCAACCGCGTGCTGCCCGACGGCGTCGACGGCTTCTTCGCGAAGTGGGCCACGACGCATCGCGAGGTGCTGGCCGAGATCGAGACCTACTTCGCCCCGGTGCCGGTGCGCCGGGTCCCGCTCTTCGACGACGAGGTCCTCGGCCGCGACCGCCTGCGCGTCCTCGCCGACTCGTTGTACGCGCCCGGCGAGGATCCCTCGGCGGTGACGCGCACCGAACGCGCCTACTCCTTCGAGCGCGACGCCACCGGCCGCTTCCAGGTCCGCATCTCGCTGCCGTTCACCGCCAGGGGCGACGTGACGCTGTTCAAGAAGGCCGACGAGCTCGTGGTGGAGGTGGGCGTGATCCGGCGGCACATCGGGCTGCCGACGTCGATGGCCAGTCTCGAGCCGAGGCGGGCACGGCTCGAAGCCGGCGTGCTCACGGTGGACATGGAGACCGCGTCATGA